A window from Citrus sinensis cultivar Valencia sweet orange chromosome 5, DVS_A1.0, whole genome shotgun sequence encodes these proteins:
- the LOC102627426 gene encoding vesicle-associated protein 2-2 isoform X1: MNKQLLEIQPKELKFIFELKKQSSCSVRLTNNTHHYIAFKVKTTSPKKYCVRPNVGIILPKSTCDFNVTMQAQAVAPPDMVCKDKFLIQSTVVPVGTTDEDITASMFAKDDGRYIQENKLRVILISPPNSPVLSPINGVLKQGPTYESSSLKDPVFSKFEILTPPHTVSKNVEGSKLVNAEKLKPDKVEELKPREDFFSGEVLKSAKDTEVKLRKDVVDSQELTPTVNADLNPRKDVADGEELKSSKDTELKPREDIIRGEELTSTKDAELELRKDVISSEELTSTEDPELKPRKDEANSVELKEEKVIELNLPKEVVNGEELQPKKDAELKLMKELEFKAGKAAEELELVKDIEEMKSKLNELQSKLSEAEVTISKLTEENRLGIQEKKILKGELDTLRSKSVVKNVHVGFPLLFVCMVALISFVLGRLIL, from the exons ATGAATAAGCAACTCTTGGAAATTCAACCCAAGGAACTGAAATTCATAT TTGAATTGAAGAAGCAAAGTTCATGCTCAGTTCGACTGACCAATAACACCCACCATTATATTGCTTTTAAG GTTAAAACTACTTCTCCCAAGAAGTACTGTGTGCGACCAAATGTGGGCATAATTCTGCCAAAATCTACTTGTGACTTTAATG TTACAATGCAAGCTCAAGCGGTAGCACCACCTGATATGGTGTGCAAAGACAAGTTCTTAATCCAAAGCACAGTGGTGCCTGTGGGGACAACTGATGAGGATATTACAGCTAGCATG TTTGCCAAAGATGATGGCAGGTATATTCAAGAGAACAAGCTGAGAGTGATCCTTATTAGCCCTCCTAATTCGCCAGTATTATCACCAATTAATGGAGTACTGAAGCAGGGACCAACTTATGAATCCTCATCACTGAAAGATCCAGTATTCAGTAAATTTGAAATCCTCACCCCTCCTCACACG GTTTCTAAGAATGTGGAGGGATCCAAGTTGGTGAATGCCGAGAAATTAAAGCCTGACAAGGTTGAAGAGTTGAAGCCGAGGGAGGATTTCTTTAGCGGTGAGGTATTAAAGTCGGCTAAAGATACAGAGGTAAAGCTTAGGAAGGATGTTGTTGACAGCCAGGAGTTAACTCCAACGGTGAATGCAGATTTGAATCCTAGGAAGGATGTTGCTGATGGTGAGGAGTTAAAGTCATCAAAAGATACAGAGTTGAAGCCTAGGGAGGATATCATTAGAGGTGAGGAGTTAACATCAACAAAGGATGCTGAGTTGGAGCTTAGGAAGGATGTCATTAGTAGTGAGGAGTTGACATCAACAGAGGATCCTGAGTTGAAGCCAAGGAAGGATGAAGCTAACAGTGTGGaattaaaggaagaaaaagtCATAGAGTTGAATCTACCAAAGGAGGTTGTTAATGGTGAAGAGTTACAGCCAAAAAAGGATGCAGAGTTGAAACTAATGAAGGAACTTGAGTTTAAAGCAGGGAAGGCCGCAGAGGAGCTGGAGTTAGTTAAAGATATTGAGGAGATGAAGTCAAAACTAAATGAGCTTCAATCAAAATTAAGTGAG GCCGAAGTTACAATTTCAAAGCTCACAGAGGAGAATAGATTGGGCATCCAAGAGAAGAAGATCTTAAAAGGAGAACTG GACACGTTGAGGAGTAAATCAGTTGTGAAAAATGTTCATGTTGGATTTCCTCTTCTGTTTGTGTGTATGGTGGCACTTATCAGTTTCGTCCTCGGCCGTCTGATATTGTGA
- the LOC102627426 gene encoding vesicle-associated protein 2-2 isoform X2, translating into MQAQAVAPPDMVCKDKFLIQSTVVPVGTTDEDITASMFAKDDGRYIQENKLRVILISPPNSPVLSPINGVLKQGPTYESSSLKDPVFSKFEILTPPHTVSKNVEGSKLVNAEKLKPDKVEELKPREDFFSGEVLKSAKDTEVKLRKDVVDSQELTPTVNADLNPRKDVADGEELKSSKDTELKPREDIIRGEELTSTKDAELELRKDVISSEELTSTEDPELKPRKDEANSVELKEEKVIELNLPKEVVNGEELQPKKDAELKLMKELEFKAGKAAEELELVKDIEEMKSKLNELQSKLSEAEVTISKLTEENRLGIQEKKILKGELDTLRSKSVVKNVHVGFPLLFVCMVALISFVLGRLIL; encoded by the exons ATGCAAGCTCAAGCGGTAGCACCACCTGATATGGTGTGCAAAGACAAGTTCTTAATCCAAAGCACAGTGGTGCCTGTGGGGACAACTGATGAGGATATTACAGCTAGCATG TTTGCCAAAGATGATGGCAGGTATATTCAAGAGAACAAGCTGAGAGTGATCCTTATTAGCCCTCCTAATTCGCCAGTATTATCACCAATTAATGGAGTACTGAAGCAGGGACCAACTTATGAATCCTCATCACTGAAAGATCCAGTATTCAGTAAATTTGAAATCCTCACCCCTCCTCACACG GTTTCTAAGAATGTGGAGGGATCCAAGTTGGTGAATGCCGAGAAATTAAAGCCTGACAAGGTTGAAGAGTTGAAGCCGAGGGAGGATTTCTTTAGCGGTGAGGTATTAAAGTCGGCTAAAGATACAGAGGTAAAGCTTAGGAAGGATGTTGTTGACAGCCAGGAGTTAACTCCAACGGTGAATGCAGATTTGAATCCTAGGAAGGATGTTGCTGATGGTGAGGAGTTAAAGTCATCAAAAGATACAGAGTTGAAGCCTAGGGAGGATATCATTAGAGGTGAGGAGTTAACATCAACAAAGGATGCTGAGTTGGAGCTTAGGAAGGATGTCATTAGTAGTGAGGAGTTGACATCAACAGAGGATCCTGAGTTGAAGCCAAGGAAGGATGAAGCTAACAGTGTGGaattaaaggaagaaaaagtCATAGAGTTGAATCTACCAAAGGAGGTTGTTAATGGTGAAGAGTTACAGCCAAAAAAGGATGCAGAGTTGAAACTAATGAAGGAACTTGAGTTTAAAGCAGGGAAGGCCGCAGAGGAGCTGGAGTTAGTTAAAGATATTGAGGAGATGAAGTCAAAACTAAATGAGCTTCAATCAAAATTAAGTGAG GCCGAAGTTACAATTTCAAAGCTCACAGAGGAGAATAGATTGGGCATCCAAGAGAAGAAGATCTTAAAAGGAGAACTG GACACGTTGAGGAGTAAATCAGTTGTGAAAAATGTTCATGTTGGATTTCCTCTTCTGTTTGTGTGTATGGTGGCACTTATCAGTTTCGTCCTCGGCCGTCTGATATTGTGA
- the LOC102627133 gene encoding inactive FRIGIDA-like protein 2 — MLSSPLPSFDQILESTQKPKLRKAFKLLKSHACKVANFTLQWQDLEDHLRFIHSEIESKIQQNSAAKTIQSDTNPPSKDSILPQNNNPENKASKTSEISVKNGKELILYVKEHVRDHGLLQDYLFKLFKAVDEPGKLVLEALREFYSLADTETRSSCVVVLEEFGRVKEEVDDVAEEVREEAKRFAVEWRGKLGMKNSLEVLGFLLLLIDFELVGEFGFDEILKLFNCVSSRKQAPGLFRALGFADKAADYIQELIAKNRRLEAIRFIYEFELVDQFPPVPLLKGHAKYAKKVAKEIRKKGKNSFEAQNDATKSEIAALRGIIRFIENYQLGSEYSPNMLRNQIQQIKKQRKERKADTKTTGSKANTKITGSNAESQQSNGNKRTAPASKAEQNQPKRIRREPAADMSAFAKTLPPIHLKQATHHQPISSFEGQGTQNSAPLARTEAPSQAVPYTYADATSNAQAARLLSHLSTAAPHLNSPPMYAKQTTHHQPISSFVGQGTQNSTHLARTVAPSQAGPGTFAGATSSAHIQQSPDQAALLLSHLSTIVQHLTSPFGNYNRAGSTPINSSYTSLSARPYELSGAATIHPHMSSSPGPYGRSIPANGSPGQFGFGATHTPIASALGDLLRTSMYYNNWQASSPSTGIAPNSSFHASRYYDRPAPSGGNYGISSKSQPSIYHP, encoded by the exons ATGCTGTCTTCTCCTCTTCCTTCCTTTGATCAGATTCTTGAATCAACCCAGAAACCAAAACTCCGTAAAGCCTTCAAGCTGCTCAAATCCCACGCCTGTAAGGTTGCCAATTTTACCCTCCAATGGCAAGACCTTGAAGACCATCTCCGCTTCATTCACTCTGAAATCGAATCAAAAATCCAACAAAACTCCGCCGCCAAAACCATCCAAAGCGACACAAACCCACCCAGCAAAGACTCAATTTTGCCCCAAAACAACAACCCAGAAAACAAAGCAAGCAAAACCAGTGAGATTTCTgtaaaaaatggaaaagagtTGATTTTGTACGTAAAAGAGCATGTACGGGATCATGGATTGTTGcaagattatttatttaagctCTTTAAGGCTGTGGATGAGCCGGGGAAGCTTGTTCTTGAAGCATTGAGGGAATTTTATTCGCTGGCGGATACTGAAACAAGGTCGAGTTGTGTGGTGGTGTTGGAGGAATTTGGGAGGGTGAAGGAGGAAGttgatgacgtggcagaaGAAGTGAGGGAGGAGGCCAAGAGATTTGCTGTTGAGTGGAGAGGGAAGTTGGGGATGAAGAATTCTTTGGAGGTTTTGGGGTTTTTGCTgcttttgattgattttgagttGGTAGGTGAATTTggttttgatgaaattttgaagCTTTTCAATTGTGTTTCATCACGTAAACAGGCGCCTGGGTTGTTTAGAGCTCTTGGTTTTGCTGATAAGGCTGCTG ACTATATTCAAGAACTAATTGCGAAGAATAGGCGACTTGAAGCTATTAGatttatatatgaatttgAATTGGTTGATCAGTTCCCTCCAGTGCCTCTTCTGAAAGGCCATGCAAAGTATGCCAAGAAGGTTGCAAAAGAGATCCGCAAAAAGGGGAAAAACTCGTTTGAAGCGCAG AATGATGCCACAAAAAGCGAAATAGCTGCTCTGAGAggaataataagatttatagaaaattaccAGCTTGGTTCCGAATACTCACCCAACATGCTTAGAAACCAGATTCAGCAAATAAAGAAGCagagaaaagagaggaaaGCTGATACAAAAACCACTGGTTCCAAGGCTAATACAAAAATCACTGGTTCCAATGCTGAGTCACAGCAGAGTAATGGAAATAAGCGTACTGCTCCTGCCTCTAAGGCTGAACAGAATCAGCCGAAGAGGATTAGGCGTGAACCGGCAGCTGATATGAGTGCTTTTGCAAAAACCTTACCTCCAATTCACTTGAAACAagcaactcatcatcaaccaaTAAGCTCATTTGAAGGTCAAGGCACTCAAAATTCAGCGCCATTAGCTAGAACAGAAGCTCCATCACAAGCTGTTCCATATACTTATGCCGATGCCACCTCCAACGCTCAGGCAGCACGCTTGTTATCTCATCTTTCAACGGCTGCACCGCATTTAAACTCGCCTCCAATGTACGCAAAACAaacaactcatcatcaaccaaTAAGCTCATTTGTGGGTCAAGGCACTCAAAATTCAACCCATTTAGCTAGAACAGTAGCTCCATCACAAGCTGGCCCGGGTACTTTTGCTGGTGCAACCTCCAGTGCTCATATACAACAATCTCCAGATCAGGCAGCACTCTTGTTATCGCATCTTTCAACAATCGTGCAACATTTAACCTCGCCTTTTGGGAACTACAATCGCGCTGGCTCCACTCCCATTAACTCATCATATACAAGCTTGTCAGCCAGACCCTACGAATTGTCAGGCGCGGCAACAATCCATCCACACATGAGCTCATCGCCTGGACCATACGGAAGGAGTATTCCTGCTAATGGGAGCCCTGGTCAATTTGGATTTGGTGCGACCCACACACCTATAGCCAGTGCTTTAGGTGACCTGCTGAGGACATCTATGTATTATAATAACTGGCAAGCATCTTCTCCTAGTACGGGCATTGCTCCGAATTCTAGCTTTCATGCATCACGTTATTACGATAGGCCTGCCCCTTCCGGTGGCAACTATGGCATATCATCTAAGTCCCAGCCATCAATTTACCACCCCTAG
- the LOC102626468 gene encoding sodium/hydrogen exchanger 2 — translation MDQAISSVVRKLQMVNTSDHNSVVSINIFVALLCASIVIGHLLEESRWMNESITALLIGVCAGVIILLTTGGKSSHLFVFSEDLFFIYVLPPIIFNAGFQVKKKQFFRNFITIMLFGAIGTLVSCTIISLGVIQFFKKLDIGTLDIGDYLAIGAIFAATDSVCTLQVLNQDDTPLLYSLVFGEGVVNDATSVVLFNAIQSFDLTHINTRSAFQFIGNFLYLFFTSTLLGVIGGLLSAYVIKKLYFGRHSTDREVAIMVLMAYLSYMLAELFYLSGILTVFFCGIVMSHYTWHNVTESSRVTTKHTFATLSFVAEIFIFLYVGMDALDIEKWRFVKGSPGTSVAASAMLMGLIMAGRAAFVFPLSFLTNLAKKSPTEKISIKQQVIIWWAGLMRGAVSMALAYNQFTRSGHTQLRENAIMITSTITVVLFSTVVFGLMTKPLIRLLLPHPKHTTNHILSDPSTPKSLSQPLLEEGQQDSYADLVGPTVPRPGSLRALLTTPTHTVHYYWRKFDDAFMRPVFGGRGFAPFVPGSPTERSVRGGQ, via the exons ATGGATCAAGCAATAAGTTCTGTTGTAAGGAAATTGCAAATGGTGAACACGTCTGATCACAACTCGGTGGTTTCCATAAACATTTTTGTGGCGCTTCTTTGTGCTTCTATTGTGATTGGTCACCTTCTTGAAGAAAGCCGGTGGATGAACGAGTCCATTACAGCTCTACTGATT GGAGTTTGTGCAGGTGTGATTATTTTGCTGACAACTGGGGGAAAAAGCTCACATCTGTTTGTGTTCAGTGAAGATCTGTTCTTTATATATGTGTTGCCCCCCATTATATTTAATGCAGG ATTTCAGGTGAAAAAGAAGCAATTTTTCCGTAACTTCATTACTATCATGCTGTTTGGTGCAATTGGGACATTAGTAAGCTGTACCATCATATCACTAG GTGTTATTCAGTTCTTTAAGAAATTGGATATTGGTACTCTGGATATAGGAGATTATCTAG caATTGGTGCAATATTTGCTGCGACAGATTCCGTTTGCACGTTGCAG GTGCTTAATCAGGATGACACACCTTTGCTCTACAGTCTGGTATTTGGGGAGGGTGTTGTTAATGATGCTACATCTGTGGTTCTTTTCAATGCAATCCAGAGCTTTGACCTCACTCATATAAATACCAGATCAGCATTTCAGTTTATTGGAAACTTCCTTTATCTATTTTTCACTAGCACTTTGCTGGGGGTGATT GGCGGACTGCTTAGTGCTTATGTTATTAAAAAGCTGTATTTTGGCAG GCACTCGACAGATCGTGAGGTTGCTATCATGGTGCTCATGGCATACCTTTCATATATGCTGGCCGAA TTGTTCTATTTAAGTGGCATTCTCACAGTATTTTTCTGTGGGATTGTGATGTCCCATTATACCTGGCACAATGTGACTGAGAGTTCAAGAGTTACTACCAA GCACACTTTTGCAACCTTATCATTTGTTGCtgaaatttttatcttcttataTGTTGGTATGGATGCCCTGGACATTGAGAAGTGGAGATTCGTAAAGGGCAG CCCTGGAACATCGGTTGCAGCGAGTGCGATGCTGATGGGTTTGATTATGGCTGGAAGAGCAGCTTTTGTTTTTCCCTTATCCTTTTTAACTAACTTAGCCAAGAAATCTCCTACAGAGAAAATTAGCATAAAGCAGCAA GTTATCATATGGTGGGCTGGTCTCATGAGAGGTGCGGTATCTATGGCACTTGCTTACAATCAG TTTACTAGGTCAGGGCACACTCAATTGCGGGAAAACGCTATTATGATCACCAGCACCATAACTGTTGTTCTTTTCAGCACAGTG GTGTTCGGTTTGATGACTAAACCTCTGATAAGATTACTTCTGCCTCATCCAAAACACACGACAAACCATATACTATCAGATCCCAGTACTCCAAAATCTCTGTCGCAGCCACTCCTTGAGGAGGGCCAGCAGGACTCTTACGCTGACCTTGTTGGCCCTACTGTTCCCCGTCCTGGCAGCTTGCGTGCTCTTCTGACGACCCCTACACACACGGTTCACTACTACTGGCGCAAGTTTGATGACGCCTTCATGCGCCCCGTTTTTGGCGGTCGGGGTTTTGCACCCTTTGTTCCTGGCTCGCCAACGGAACGAAGCGTCCGTGGAGGACAGTGA